One segment of Tenrec ecaudatus isolate mTenEca1 chromosome 1, mTenEca1.hap1, whole genome shotgun sequence DNA contains the following:
- the RAB3D gene encoding ras-related protein Rab-3D, with amino-acid sequence MASAAEPPTGPRDAADQNFDYMFKLLLIGNSSVGKTSFLFRYADDSFTPAFVSTVGIDFKVKTVYRHDKRIKLQIWDTAGQERYRTITTAYYRGAMGFLLMYDVANQESFAAVQDWSTQIKTYSWDNAQVILVGNKCDLEDERVVPTEDGQRLADDLGFEFFEASAKENINVKQVFERLVDVICEKMNEALEPGSSQGSNGKGPALGDAPAPQPSGCSC; translated from the exons ATGGCATCAGCCGCAGAGCCGCCCACAGGCCCTCGGGACGCAGCCGACCAGAACTTCGACTACATGTTCAAGCTGCTGCTGATCGGGAACAGCAGCGTGGGCAAGACGTCCTTCCTGTTCCGCTATGCGGACGACTCCTTCACGCCCGCCTTCGTCAGCACCGTGGGCATCGACTTCAAGGTCAAGACCGTCTACCGGCACGACAAGAGGATCAAGCTGCAGATCTGG GACACGGCCGGCCAGGAGCGCTACCGCACCATCACCACCGCCTACTACCGCGGAGCCATGGGCTTCCTGCTCATGTATGATGTCGCCAACCAGGAGTCCTTTGCCGCCGTGCAGGACTG GTCCACCCAGATCAAGACGTACTCCTGGGACAACGCCCAGGTCATCCTCGTGGGGAACAAGTGTGACCTCGAGGACGAGCGTGTCGTGCCCACTGAGGATGGCCAGAGGCTCGCTGACGACCTCG GCTTCGAGTTCTTCGAGGCCAGCGCCAAGGAGAACATCAACGTGAAGCAGGTCTTCGAGCGCCTAGTGGACGTCATCTGTGAGAAGATGAATGAGGCGCTGGAACCcggctccagccagggcagcaaCGGCAAAGGACCGGCCCTGGGAGACGCGCCAGCCCCCCAACCCAGCGGCTGCAGCTGCTAA
- the TMEM205 gene encoding transmembrane protein 205: MEEVGAPGGLAKVVHVLVLSGAWGMQLWMTFVAGFLLFRGLPRHTFGLVQSKLFPCYFHISMGCAFVNLCILASQCAWAQLTFWEASQLCLLLLCLTLAAINGRWLEPRTTATMWALQTMEKKRGLGGEVPGSRQGPDPYRQLREQDPKYGALRQVFFRYHGLSSLCNLGCLVANGLCLISLALNLSRL, from the exons ATGGAGGAAGTCGGGGCCCCGGGAGGCCTGGCCAAGGTGGTGCATGTCCTGGTCTTGTCAGGGGCCTGGGGCATGCAACTATGGATGACTTTTGTCGCAG GCTTCCTGCTTTTCAGGGGCCTTCCCAGACATACTTTTGGCCTCGTGCAGAGCAAACTCTTCCCTTGCTACTTTCACATCTCCATGGGCTGTGCCTTCGTCAACCTCTGCATCTTGGCCTCGCAGTGTGCCTGGGCTCAGCTCACCTTCTGGGAGGCCAGCCAG CTCTGCCTGCTGCTCCTGTGCCTCACGCTGGCAGCCATCAATGGCCGATGGCTTGAGCCACGCACCACGGCCACCATGTGGGCTCTGCAGACCATGGAGAAGAAACGGGGTCTGGGCGGAGAGGTGCCCGGCAGCCGCCAGGGCCCGGACCCCTACCGCCAGCTGCGGGAGCAGGACCCCAAGTACGGAGCCCTCCGCCAGGTCTTCTTCCGGTACCATGGCCTCTCCTCCCTGTGTAACCTGGGCTGCCTCGTGGCCAACGGGCTCTGCCTCATCAGCCTTGCTCTGAACCTGAGCCGCCTCTAA